The following DNA comes from Methanomassiliicoccales archaeon.
AGGGCGATTTCTTCTTCTTCCCCGAGGAAGGCGTGGCCCAGCTGGAATCGTTCCTGCTTACCTCTTCGATCTGGCAGATGGAGGACGTGGAATCGTTGATCTCCAAGTTCCTGGACGAGCACGGATACCGGGCGGTAGGGTTCGCCCCGGCCGACCTGGCCTATTTGCTGAGAGGATTGAGATGCTGAGGAACAGGTGGAGGGTGCTGCGCTACGAGCCGAAAGCTGCGGCTTACAACATGGCCCTGGATGAGGCCATCGCCGAGGCGGTGAAGTTTCGCGTCGCCGGTCCGACCATCAGGTTCTACGGCTGGGAACCGGCGGCGGTGAGCATCGGGCGCTTCCAGGACCTGGAGGAGGTCGTGGACCTCGAGCAATGCCGCAAGCTCGGCGTCCAAGTGGTTCGCCGCAGCACCGGAGGCGGCGCCGTCTTCCACGACCGCGGAAAGGAGATCACCTACAGCGTCGTATGCCTCGAGGAGATGATGCCCCGGGACATCAACGAGGCCTACCGGGAGATAGGCGGTTGGCTGGTCAACGCCCTGAAGCTCATCGGCATCGAGGGGACCTTCGAGCCGATAAACGACGTGCTGGTGAACGGGAAGAAGATAAGCGGGAGCGCGCAATCCCGGCGGCAGGGCATCTTCCTGCAGCACGGCACTCTCATGTACGACCTGGACCGCGTGCGGATGTTCTCGGTATTGAAGGTCCCCCCGGACAAGCTGAGGCCCCAGGGGATAGAGGGACCGGCCGAGCGGGTCACCAGCGTGAGGGAGCAGAAGAAGGTGCCTTGGGAGTTCGCCGTGGCTGCCATGGTCAACGCCTTCATCCTGAACAAGCAGTGGTACATCGGAGATCTGACCCAGGACGAACTGGCCCGGGCCGAACAGATATCCCGGGAAAGATATTCCAACGAGGACTGGACCAGCGGTGCCTAATCCTCCAACAGCAGATGCTCCGGGTTCTCTAGCAGGTTGACCAGGTCCTTCAGGAACTTGGCGGCCACTGCGCCGTCGTAGGCTCGGTGATCGAACGTAAACGACAACGGCAGCACCTTGCGCACCTGCACTTTGCCGTCAACAACTAGCGGCGCGTCCATTATACGTCCCAGGCCCAGTATGGCCGTCTCCGGGTAGTTAACGATGGGCGTTCCGTACGTACCGCCGAAGACGCCGTAGTTGGTTATGGTGAAAGTACCTCCTTTCAGGTCGGCCAGGTCCACCTTCCGCTCCTGGGCGTTCTTGGCCAAAAAAGCAATCTCCTCGGCCAGCTCCCACAGGCTCTTCTGGTCCGCAGCCTTGATCACCGGGACCATGAGGCCGTCGTCGATGGCCACGGCCACGCCGATGTTGTAATACTTCTTGACCACCAGCTCTTCCCGCTCGTCGTCGATCACGGAGTTCAGCAGCGGATGGGCCTTGAGCGCCCGGACCAGGGCGGTGATGATGAACGGTATGTAGGTGAGGCTCACCCCCCTCCGCTCCTTCATGGGGCCTTTGAGGCGCTCCCTCATCTCCACCAATCGAGTGACGTCCGCCTGCTCCATGCTGGTTACCGCGGCCACCTTCTGCTGCGATTCGAGCATGCGCTTGGCCGTGGTGCGC
Coding sequences within:
- a CDS encoding dihydrolipoamide acetyltransferase family protein yields the protein MMAIQFKFPDLGEGIAEGEVKKWLVKEGDVVNKDQSLAEVETDKAVVEIPSPVAGKVLKLHHKEGELVKVGEVLAVIGEEGEAHSTLPKTEPEERPPSVSVVGELPTEEVVVSSSTVKRSSREILATPAVRYMAKEKGVDIAQVTPSGPQGQVLEADLGRKAAPRTVPKFDIYGYVDRIPMRGIRRTTAKRMLESQQKVAAVTSMEQADVTRLVEMRERLKGPMKERRGVSLTYIPFIITALVRALKAHPLLNSVIDDEREELVVKKYYNIGVAVAIDDGLMVPVIKAADQKSLWELAEEIAFLAKNAQERKVDLADLKGGTFTITNYGVFGGTYGTPIVNYPETAILGLGRIMDAPLVVDGKVQVRKVLPLSFTFDHRAYDGAVAAKFLKDLVNLLENPEHLLLED
- a CDS encoding biotin/lipoate A/B protein ligase family protein; translation: MLRNRWRVLRYEPKAAAYNMALDEAIAEAVKFRVAGPTIRFYGWEPAAVSIGRFQDLEEVVDLEQCRKLGVQVVRRSTGGGAVFHDRGKEITYSVVCLEEMMPRDINEAYREIGGWLVNALKLIGIEGTFEPINDVLVNGKKISGSAQSRRQGIFLQHGTLMYDLDRVRMFSVLKVPPDKLRPQGIEGPAERVTSVREQKKVPWEFAVAAMVNAFILNKQWYIGDLTQDELARAEQISRERYSNEDWTSGA